The Chanodichthys erythropterus isolate Z2021 chromosome 12, ASM2448905v1, whole genome shotgun sequence genome contains a region encoding:
- the melk gene encoding maternal embryonic leucine zipper kinase isoform X1 translates to MPVDSTSELLKHYEVYETIGSGGFAKVKLGRHILTGEKVAIKIMEKKDLGDDLPRVKLEMEAMKNLSHQHVCRLYHVIETSSKIYMVLEYCPGGELFDYIIAKDRLSEEETRVFFRQIISALAYVHSQGYAHRDLKPENLLIDEDHNLKLIDFGLCAKPKGGLGFELLTCCGSPAYAAPELIQGKAYIGSEADVWSMGVLLYALLCGFLPFDDDNCMVLYRKITRGKYSNPHWLSPSSILLLNQMMQVDPKRRLTVKQLLDHPWVMKGYSTPVEWHSKHPLGHIDEDCITEMAVAFKQSRHRTIQLVSEWKYDHMTATYLLLLAKKRQGRPVRLRAECPMLDPMYSPLQDIQLKKSLRFSEDDDGFHPVVLGSMVFPPDCYDDENPWTPLTPKNTQTTNTPRMKLTSEASEKKRNEIGYSPIIEHGRTRQQKPERRDRTKENKENAVTGTDGDIFALPAPRTPMCSRKVKSNRTIATTPNNNITNTSSDTNKGAGSATKEVSHRREMDQQQSGQQGELDILAFSPERRSRSLDLAGCQVDSGQKRKGGKVFGSLERGLDKVITMLTPSKKKGHRDGPRKIKAQYNVTLTSQTNADQVLNQILSILPEKNVDFVQKGYTLKCHTQSDFGKVTMQFELEVCILQKPEVVGIRRQRLKGDAWVYKHLVEDILSTSSI, encoded by the exons ATGCCTGTAGACAGCACTTCTGAACTTCTCAAGCACTATGAGGTTTATGAAACCATTGGCTCAG GTGGGTTTGCCAAGGTCAAACTTGGCAGACACATACTGACAGGTGAGAAAGTGGCCATCAAAATAATGGAGAAGAAAGACCTAGGG GATGATCTGCCTCGAGTAaagctagagatggaggctaTGAAGAACCTCAGTCATCAACATGTGTGTCGTCTCTACCATGTCATCGAGACATCAAGCAAGATCTACATGGTTCTTGAG TACTGTCCTGGAGGAGAACTGTTTGATTACATCATTGCTAAAGACCGGTTATCAGAGGAAGAGACCCGAGTGTTTTTCCGTCAGATCATCTCTGCGTTGGCCTATGTTCATAGCCAGGGCTATGCCCACCGAGACCTCAAACCC GAAAACCTGCTGATTGATGAAGATCATAACCTGAAACTCATTGACTTCGGCCTTTGTGCAAAGCCTAAG gGCGGTTTGGGTTTTGAATTGCTGACCTGTTGTGGCAGTCCAGCATACGCAGCTCCAGAGCTCATTCAGGGCAAGGCTTACATCGGCTCTGAG GCTGATGTGTGGAGTATGGGTGTATTGCTTTACGCTCTACTGTGTGGTTTTCTACCGTTTGATGATGATAATTGTATGGTCCTCTACAGAAAAATCACA AGAGGCAAATACAGCAACCCTCACTGGCTTTCGCCTTCTAGCATTCTGCTTCTAAACCAGATGATGCAG GTGGATCCAAAGAGGCGATTGACAGTGAAACAGTTGCTTGATCACCCCTGGGTTATGAAGGGATACAGCACACCAGTGGAGTGGCACAGTAAACATCCT TTGGGTCATATAGATGAAGACTGTATCACTGAAATGGCAGTGGCTTTTAAACAGTCCAGACATCGCACAATCCAACTTGTGTCAGAG TGGAAGTATGATCACATGACCGCCACGTACCTTTTACTGCTGGCTAAAAAGCGCCAAGGCCGCCCTGTGCGTCTGAGAGCAGAATGCCCCATGCTTGACCCCATGTACTCTCCTTTACAGGACATACAA CTGAAGAAGAGTCTACGCTTCAGTGAGGATGATGATGGTTTTCACCCAGTGGTGCTTGGCTCTATGGTCTTCCCCCCTGATTGCTACGATGACGAGAATCCCTGGACCCCTCTCACGCCCAAGAACACACAGACCACAAACACTCCACGCATG AAGCTCACCTCTGAAGCATCAGAGAAGAAACGGAATGAAATAGGCTACTCCCCCATCATAGAGCATGGAAGAACCCGCCAACAGAAGCCAGAGAGACGTGATAGAACCAAAGAAAATAAAGAGAATGCTGTGACAGGCACAGATGGAGATATTTTTGCTCTGCCAGCCCCTCGAACTCCAATGTGCAGCAGAAAGGTCAAATCCAACAGAACTATAGCGACAACACCCAACAACAACATCACTAACACAAGTAGTGACACAAACAAAG gagcGGGCAGTGCCACTAAAGAAGTGTCCCACAGGAGAGAGATGGACCAACAGCAGAGCGGCCAACAAGGAGAACTCGATATACTGGCTTTCAGCCCCGAGAGAAG GTCTCGATCTCTGGACCTGGCTGGCTGTCAAGTGGACAGTGGGCAGAAGCGTAAGGGAGGTAAAGTGTTTGGCAGTCTAGAGAGAGGCCTGGATAAAGTCATTACAATGCTCACTCCCAGCAAGAAGAAAGGACATCGAGATGGACCACGCAAAATTAAG GCTCAATATAATGTGACACTCACCAGTCAGACTAATGCTGACCAAGTGCTCAATCAGATTCTCAGCATCTTACCAGAGAAGAATGTGGACTTTGTTCAGAAAGG TTATACTCTAAAGTGCCACACACAGTCAGACTTTGGAAAGGTGACCATGCAGTTTGAGCTGGAGGTTTGTATCCTGCAGAAGCCAGAGGTGGTCGGGATCCGTCGACAGCGACTCAAAGGTGACGCATGGGTGTATAAACACCTGGTAGAGGACATCCTGTCCACCTCCAGCATCTGA
- the melk gene encoding maternal embryonic leucine zipper kinase isoform X2 — protein MPVDSTSELLKHYEVYETIGSGGFAKVKLGRHILTGEKVAIKIMEKKDLGDDLPRVKLEMEAMKNLSHQHVCRLYHVIETSSKIYMVLEYCPGGELFDYIIAKDRLSEEETRVFFRQIISALAYVHSQGYAHRDLKPENLLIDEDHNLKLIDFGLCAKPKADVWSMGVLLYALLCGFLPFDDDNCMVLYRKITRGKYSNPHWLSPSSILLLNQMMQVDPKRRLTVKQLLDHPWVMKGYSTPVEWHSKHPLGHIDEDCITEMAVAFKQSRHRTIQLVSEWKYDHMTATYLLLLAKKRQGRPVRLRAECPMLDPMYSPLQDIQLKKSLRFSEDDDGFHPVVLGSMVFPPDCYDDENPWTPLTPKNTQTTNTPRMKLTSEASEKKRNEIGYSPIIEHGRTRQQKPERRDRTKENKENAVTGTDGDIFALPAPRTPMCSRKVKSNRTIATTPNNNITNTSSDTNKGAGSATKEVSHRREMDQQQSGQQGELDILAFSPERRSRSLDLAGCQVDSGQKRKGGKVFGSLERGLDKVITMLTPSKKKGHRDGPRKIKAQYNVTLTSQTNADQVLNQILSILPEKNVDFVQKGYTLKCHTQSDFGKVTMQFELEVCILQKPEVVGIRRQRLKGDAWVYKHLVEDILSTSSI, from the exons ATGCCTGTAGACAGCACTTCTGAACTTCTCAAGCACTATGAGGTTTATGAAACCATTGGCTCAG GTGGGTTTGCCAAGGTCAAACTTGGCAGACACATACTGACAGGTGAGAAAGTGGCCATCAAAATAATGGAGAAGAAAGACCTAGGG GATGATCTGCCTCGAGTAaagctagagatggaggctaTGAAGAACCTCAGTCATCAACATGTGTGTCGTCTCTACCATGTCATCGAGACATCAAGCAAGATCTACATGGTTCTTGAG TACTGTCCTGGAGGAGAACTGTTTGATTACATCATTGCTAAAGACCGGTTATCAGAGGAAGAGACCCGAGTGTTTTTCCGTCAGATCATCTCTGCGTTGGCCTATGTTCATAGCCAGGGCTATGCCCACCGAGACCTCAAACCC GAAAACCTGCTGATTGATGAAGATCATAACCTGAAACTCATTGACTTCGGCCTTTGTGCAAAGCCTAAG GCTGATGTGTGGAGTATGGGTGTATTGCTTTACGCTCTACTGTGTGGTTTTCTACCGTTTGATGATGATAATTGTATGGTCCTCTACAGAAAAATCACA AGAGGCAAATACAGCAACCCTCACTGGCTTTCGCCTTCTAGCATTCTGCTTCTAAACCAGATGATGCAG GTGGATCCAAAGAGGCGATTGACAGTGAAACAGTTGCTTGATCACCCCTGGGTTATGAAGGGATACAGCACACCAGTGGAGTGGCACAGTAAACATCCT TTGGGTCATATAGATGAAGACTGTATCACTGAAATGGCAGTGGCTTTTAAACAGTCCAGACATCGCACAATCCAACTTGTGTCAGAG TGGAAGTATGATCACATGACCGCCACGTACCTTTTACTGCTGGCTAAAAAGCGCCAAGGCCGCCCTGTGCGTCTGAGAGCAGAATGCCCCATGCTTGACCCCATGTACTCTCCTTTACAGGACATACAA CTGAAGAAGAGTCTACGCTTCAGTGAGGATGATGATGGTTTTCACCCAGTGGTGCTTGGCTCTATGGTCTTCCCCCCTGATTGCTACGATGACGAGAATCCCTGGACCCCTCTCACGCCCAAGAACACACAGACCACAAACACTCCACGCATG AAGCTCACCTCTGAAGCATCAGAGAAGAAACGGAATGAAATAGGCTACTCCCCCATCATAGAGCATGGAAGAACCCGCCAACAGAAGCCAGAGAGACGTGATAGAACCAAAGAAAATAAAGAGAATGCTGTGACAGGCACAGATGGAGATATTTTTGCTCTGCCAGCCCCTCGAACTCCAATGTGCAGCAGAAAGGTCAAATCCAACAGAACTATAGCGACAACACCCAACAACAACATCACTAACACAAGTAGTGACACAAACAAAG gagcGGGCAGTGCCACTAAAGAAGTGTCCCACAGGAGAGAGATGGACCAACAGCAGAGCGGCCAACAAGGAGAACTCGATATACTGGCTTTCAGCCCCGAGAGAAG GTCTCGATCTCTGGACCTGGCTGGCTGTCAAGTGGACAGTGGGCAGAAGCGTAAGGGAGGTAAAGTGTTTGGCAGTCTAGAGAGAGGCCTGGATAAAGTCATTACAATGCTCACTCCCAGCAAGAAGAAAGGACATCGAGATGGACCACGCAAAATTAAG GCTCAATATAATGTGACACTCACCAGTCAGACTAATGCTGACCAAGTGCTCAATCAGATTCTCAGCATCTTACCAGAGAAGAATGTGGACTTTGTTCAGAAAGG TTATACTCTAAAGTGCCACACACAGTCAGACTTTGGAAAGGTGACCATGCAGTTTGAGCTGGAGGTTTGTATCCTGCAGAAGCCAGAGGTGGTCGGGATCCGTCGACAGCGACTCAAAGGTGACGCATGGGTGTATAAACACCTGGTAGAGGACATCCTGTCCACCTCCAGCATCTGA